Proteins encoded within one genomic window of Flavobacterium gilvum:
- a CDS encoding SDR family NAD(P)-dependent oxidoreductase, translating into MKNIVITGTSRGIGLELALQFANAGHQVLALSRKSNQRLSHKNITFLSVDLSNEDELQKVTDFLSTSWNNIDAVVHNAGSLLLKPFAEITQQDFENIYKVNVFGVANLTRICLPYLKKGSHVVTISSMGGVQGSLKFAGLAAYSSSKGAVITLSELLAEEYKEQGISFNVLALGSVQTEMLQEAFPGYQAPLSAAEMANYIFDFTLSGHKYFNGKVLPVSSTNP; encoded by the coding sequence ATGAAGAATATTGTAATTACAGGAACAAGCAGGGGAATAGGTCTTGAATTAGCCTTGCAATTTGCGAATGCAGGACATCAGGTGCTTGCTTTGTCAAGAAAATCAAATCAGAGACTTTCTCATAAAAACATCACTTTTTTATCGGTTGATTTGTCCAATGAAGATGAGTTGCAAAAAGTAACCGATTTTCTTTCTACAAGTTGGAATAACATCGATGCTGTTGTCCATAATGCGGGCAGTTTATTATTGAAACCATTTGCCGAAATAACCCAACAGGATTTCGAAAACATTTATAAAGTCAATGTTTTTGGCGTTGCCAATTTAACCCGAATCTGTTTGCCTTATTTAAAAAAAGGCAGTCATGTAGTAACCATCAGTTCTATGGGTGGTGTGCAGGGAAGTTTGAAGTTTGCAGGATTGGCAGCCTACAGTTCCAGCAAAGGAGCCGTAATTACGCTGTCTGAATTATTGGCCGAAGAATATAAAGAACAAGGAATTTCTTTTAATGTTTTGGCTTTGGGTTCTGTTCAAACCGAAATGCTTCAAGAAGCTTTTCCAGGTTATCAAGCGCCTCTTTCGGCAGCTGAGATGGCCAATTATATTTTTGATTTCACGCTTTCAGGACATAAATATTTTAACGGTAAAGTCTTGCCGGTTTCTTCTACAAATCCGTAA
- a CDS encoding class I SAM-dependent methyltransferase translates to MYEKTFPNKRFKHTLEFLKKHVPTSQTILDLGVDNPFSKIMKEEGYTVKNTTGEDLDINQNVFSEEKQDVVTAFEIFEHLLNPYTILTEIKSDKLLISIPLRLWFSSAYRSKTDMWDRHYHEFEDWQLDWLLEKTGWKIIDREKFTHPVKKLGLRPLLRLFTPRYYIVYAERV, encoded by the coding sequence ATGTACGAAAAAACGTTTCCCAATAAAAGGTTCAAGCATACTTTAGAATTTTTAAAAAAACACGTTCCTACTTCCCAAACCATTTTGGATTTGGGAGTCGACAATCCTTTTTCCAAAATCATGAAAGAGGAAGGTTATACTGTTAAAAACACAACTGGCGAAGATTTGGATATTAACCAAAACGTTTTTTCGGAAGAGAAACAAGATGTGGTTACTGCTTTCGAAATTTTTGAGCATTTACTGAATCCCTACACTATTTTAACCGAAATAAAATCAGATAAATTACTAATCTCCATTCCTTTGCGCCTATGGTTTTCTTCGGCCTATAGAAGTAAAACAGATATGTGGGACAGACATTATCATGAGTTTGAAGATTGGCAATTAGATTGGTTATTGGAAAAAACGGGTTGGAAAATCATCGACAGGGAAAAATTCACACATCCTGTCAAAAAACTTGGACTGCGTCCTTTATTGCGACTCTTTACTCCAAGATATTACATAGTTTACGCAGAGAGAGTATAA
- a CDS encoding ExbD/TolR family protein — protein MSIKRKRRFHAEVATSSLSDIMFFLLLFFLIISTLANPNVIKMTLPKAKSHEKTNKQFISLSVTEDKKFYIDKQPVAFEELETTLMSKINTEKDQTVIVRIPFNLQVQDLVDVLQIGVKNNLKFVIATSPK, from the coding sequence ATGTCCATCAAAAGAAAAAGAAGATTTCATGCCGAAGTCGCCACTTCCTCCTTGAGTGACATCATGTTCTTTTTGTTGCTTTTTTTCCTGATTATCTCCACTTTGGCCAATCCAAACGTGATAAAAATGACGTTGCCAAAGGCAAAATCACATGAAAAAACCAACAAGCAGTTCATCAGTTTATCGGTTACTGAGGACAAAAAATTCTATATTGACAAACAGCCCGTTGCTTTCGAAGAACTCGAGACTACTTTGATGTCCAAAATAAACACGGAAAAAGACCAAACGGTAATCGTCCGAATTCCGTTCAATCTTCAAGTGCAAGATTTGGTCGATGTATTGCAAATAGGAGTGAAGAACAACCTGAAATTTGTCATCGCTACAAGTCCAAAGTAA
- a CDS encoding acyl-CoA dehydrogenase family protein, with the protein MDFTLTEEQLMIQQAARDFAQTELLEGVIERDEHSKFPTEQVKKMGELGFLGMMVDPKYGGSGLDSVSYVLAISEIAKVDASAAVIMSVNNSLVCAGLEKYCNEEQKMKYLVPLAKGEVIGAFCLSEPEAGSDATSQKTTAIDKGDYYLLNGMKNWITNGASASTYIVMAQTDIEKGHKGINAFIVEKGWAGFDIGPKEKKMGIRGSDTHSLLFNDVKVPKENRIGVDGFGFNFAMAVLNGGRIGIASQALGIAVGAYELSLKYAQERKAFGKEIFNHQAIAFKLADMATQISAARLLCYNAAFQKDAGMDISQSGAMAKLFASQTAMDTTIEAVQIHGGNGYVAEYHVERMMRDAKITQIYEGTSEIQRIVISRTLKA; encoded by the coding sequence ATGGATTTCACTCTAACCGAAGAACAATTAATGATACAGCAAGCAGCGAGAGATTTTGCTCAAACTGAATTGTTGGAAGGGGTAATAGAAAGAGATGAACACTCGAAATTCCCTACAGAACAGGTCAAAAAAATGGGCGAACTTGGTTTTCTGGGCATGATGGTTGATCCCAAATATGGAGGATCAGGTCTGGATAGCGTTTCCTATGTCTTGGCCATTAGTGAAATTGCCAAAGTGGATGCTTCGGCAGCAGTTATTATGTCTGTAAATAATTCATTGGTTTGTGCGGGATTGGAAAAATATTGTAATGAAGAGCAAAAGATGAAATATTTGGTGCCACTTGCCAAAGGTGAGGTGATTGGAGCATTTTGTTTGTCGGAACCAGAAGCGGGGTCGGATGCGACTTCACAAAAAACCACCGCGATTGACAAAGGAGATTATTATTTGTTGAACGGAATGAAAAATTGGATTACCAATGGGGCTTCGGCTTCAACATATATAGTAATGGCCCAAACCGATATTGAAAAAGGGCATAAAGGAATTAATGCTTTTATTGTAGAAAAAGGATGGGCGGGTTTTGATATTGGTCCGAAAGAAAAGAAAATGGGAATTCGCGGTTCTGATACCCATTCTTTATTATTTAATGATGTAAAAGTGCCAAAAGAAAACAGAATTGGGGTCGATGGTTTTGGATTTAATTTTGCAATGGCCGTTTTGAACGGAGGGCGCATTGGTATTGCCTCGCAGGCTTTGGGGATTGCTGTTGGAGCTTATGAATTATCTTTGAAATATGCGCAGGAGCGAAAAGCGTTTGGAAAGGAAATTTTCAATCATCAAGCAATTGCTTTTAAACTGGCAGATATGGCAACCCAAATTAGCGCAGCAAGATTACTGTGTTATAATGCTGCTTTTCAAAAAGATGCTGGAATGGATATTTCGCAATCTGGGGCGATGGCCAAACTTTTTGCTTCTCAAACGGCAATGGATACCACAATAGAAGCGGTGCAAATTCATGGTGGGAATGGTTATGTTGCCGAGTATCATGTGGAGCGCATGATGCGTGATGCCAAAATCACTCAAATCTATGAAGGGACTTCCGAAATTCAACGAATTGTAATTTCGAGAACATTAAAGGCATAA
- a CDS encoding SprT-like domain-containing protein, with product MSETLLKYLPEHAVKPVFELIVTHGVHLKIVNERQTRHGDYRKGPNGKHEITVNASLNKYRFLITLIHEISHLVAFEKFGRNIKPHGNEWKYSFQRMMVPFIRPEIFPNHLLPLLARHFRNPSASSDTDATLALALKQYDKPNDKNYIFEIPYGSVFRISNGKIFKKIAIRTKRYECLEISSGRLYLFNPNAEVELLPSQ from the coding sequence TTGTCCGAAACACTTTTGAAATATTTGCCTGAACATGCCGTAAAACCAGTTTTTGAACTGATTGTTACACATGGAGTGCATCTAAAAATTGTCAACGAAAGGCAGACCCGTCACGGTGATTATAGAAAAGGACCAAATGGCAAACATGAGATTACTGTGAATGCAAGCCTAAATAAATACCGATTTTTGATTACGCTGATTCATGAAATATCGCATTTGGTTGCTTTTGAAAAGTTTGGCCGTAATATAAAACCCCACGGAAATGAGTGGAAATATTCTTTTCAAAGAATGATGGTGCCGTTTATTCGGCCGGAGATTTTCCCGAACCATTTACTACCGTTGTTAGCAAGGCATTTTAGAAATCCTTCGGCAAGTAGCGACACGGATGCCACATTGGCATTGGCACTAAAACAGTACGATAAACCAAATGATAAAAACTATATCTTTGAAATCCCTTATGGCAGTGTTTTTAGAATTTCAAATGGAAAGATTTTTAAGAAAATTGCAATCCGGACTAAACGCTATGAGTGTTTGGAAATAAGTTCCGGACGATTATATTTATTTAATCCAAATGCTGAGGTTGAACTATTACCCAGTCAATAA
- a CDS encoding MlaE family ABC transporter permease: protein MMLIRYINQIGKYFLMWREIFKKPTKWSVMKGLIFKEIDDLIIDSLGIVSFISFFVGGVVSIQTALNLTNSFIPKYLIGYATRQSVILEFAPTFMSIIMAGKMGSFITSSIGSMRVTEQIDALEVMGVNSLNYLVFPKIIALLLYPFLIGIGMFLGIAGGYLATVYGGFGADVDFVEGIQRDFFPFHIIYSFTKTFIFGMLLATIPSFHGYYMKGGALEVGKASTVSFVWTSVTIIVLNYVITQLLLTK from the coding sequence ATGATGCTCATTCGCTATATAAACCAAATCGGAAAATATTTTTTGATGTGGAGGGAAATCTTCAAAAAACCAACAAAATGGTCGGTTATGAAAGGTTTAATCTTCAAGGAAATTGATGATTTAATCATTGATTCATTAGGAATTGTTTCTTTCATTTCTTTCTTCGTTGGTGGGGTTGTTTCCATTCAGACAGCTTTGAACCTAACTAACTCCTTTATTCCAAAATACCTTATCGGATACGCGACACGCCAGTCGGTGATTTTGGAATTTGCCCCTACTTTCATGTCCATCATCATGGCAGGAAAAATGGGTTCTTTCATAACATCGAGCATCGGGTCGATGAGAGTAACCGAACAAATTGACGCACTCGAAGTAATGGGGGTTAACTCTCTTAATTATTTGGTTTTTCCAAAAATCATTGCATTGCTTTTGTATCCTTTTCTCATCGGAATCGGAATGTTTCTGGGTATAGCCGGCGGTTATCTGGCAACGGTTTATGGTGGTTTTGGCGCCGATGTCGATTTTGTCGAAGGAATTCAAAGAGACTTTTTTCCATTTCATATCATCTATTCTTTTACAAAGACGTTTATTTTCGGTATGCTTTTGGCTACTATACCCTCATTTCATGGATATTACATGAAAGGAGGAGCGCTTGAAGTAGGTAAAGCCAGTACCGTATCCTTTGTTTGGACTTCGGTTACCATTATTGTTCTCAATTATGTTATTACCCAATTACTATTAACAAAATGA
- a CDS encoding mannose-1-phosphate guanylyltransferase produces MNKNYYAILMAGGIGSRFWPVSTKETPKQFHDMLGAGQTLIQKTFSRLSKLIPVENILILTNENYNAIVLEQLPMVKQEQVILEPAMRNTAPCILYASLKIQKENPNAVMVVAPSDHWIEDENAFTQNLQQCFDFCSNENALMTLGIQPTFPNTGFGYIEYDKKDTNSVKKVSQFREKPDYETAKSFLKRGNFLWNGGIFIWSVKSITDAFEKFQPQMNSLFQKGFESYNTANEKSFIAENYALAENISIDYAVMENAKNVYVLLATFDWNDLGTWGSLYEKLPKDDNNNAVVNAKVLLQNSSSNIISASKEKLVIIDGLEDFIIVDKDNVLLIYPKSKEQEIKGIVAQLQN; encoded by the coding sequence ATGAACAAAAATTATTATGCAATATTAATGGCTGGTGGAATCGGTTCACGATTTTGGCCGGTTAGTACCAAAGAAACGCCAAAACAGTTTCACGATATGTTGGGTGCAGGTCAGACCTTGATCCAGAAAACTTTTAGCAGATTATCAAAATTGATTCCTGTAGAAAACATTTTGATTTTGACCAATGAAAACTATAATGCGATTGTTTTAGAGCAATTGCCAATGGTGAAACAGGAGCAGGTTATATTGGAGCCGGCAATGAGAAACACAGCTCCTTGCATTTTGTATGCGTCTTTGAAAATTCAAAAAGAAAACCCGAATGCGGTTATGGTTGTTGCTCCGAGCGATCATTGGATTGAGGATGAAAATGCTTTTACTCAAAATTTGCAACAGTGTTTTGATTTTTGTTCCAATGAAAATGCATTGATGACACTTGGAATTCAGCCTACTTTCCCAAATACAGGTTTTGGATATATAGAATATGATAAAAAGGATACTAATTCTGTGAAAAAAGTTTCGCAATTTCGTGAAAAACCAGATTATGAAACAGCCAAATCATTCCTGAAAAGAGGTAATTTTCTTTGGAATGGCGGTATTTTTATATGGAGTGTTAAATCCATTACCGATGCTTTCGAAAAATTTCAACCACAAATGAATTCTTTGTTCCAAAAAGGTTTTGAAAGTTATAATACCGCCAATGAAAAATCTTTTATAGCCGAAAATTATGCCTTGGCCGAAAATATTTCTATCGATTATGCCGTCATGGAAAATGCCAAGAATGTTTACGTGTTACTGGCTACTTTTGATTGGAATGATTTAGGGACTTGGGGTTCTCTTTATGAAAAATTACCAAAAGATGATAATAATAATGCAGTGGTAAATGCCAAGGTGTTATTGCAAAATTCTTCTAGCAATATTATCAGTGCATCCAAAGAAAAGCTAGTAATTATTGACGGTTTGGAAGATTTTATAATTGTAGACAAAGACAATGTCCTGTTGATTTATCCTAAAAGCAAGGAACAGGAAATAAAAGGAATTGTTGCTCAATTGCAGAATTGA
- a CDS encoding glycosyltransferase, with amino-acid sequence MNYYIVIPAHNEQDLIGLTLQSLVSQTVLPSKVVVVNDNSTDKTEEVVLGFAKENPFISIVNKTSDAIHMPGSKVIQAFQKGFETLDSNYDIIVKIDGDLIFPPNYFETIINHFKSDSRIGMAGGFCYIEKNGDWVLENLTDKDHIRGALKAYRKETFQQIGGLKPAMGWDTVDELLCKFYNWKVVTDSSLHVKHLKPTGASYNKTARYKQGEAFYTLGYGFWITTIASVKLAMMKKKPLLFLDYINGFWKAKKAKTPLLVTEEQARFIRNYRLQKMKQKLF; translated from the coding sequence ATGAATTACTACATTGTCATTCCAGCGCACAACGAACAAGACCTAATTGGTCTTACTTTACAGTCTTTGGTTTCGCAAACCGTTTTACCTTCAAAAGTTGTGGTTGTCAACGACAATTCTACCGATAAAACGGAAGAAGTTGTATTGGGTTTTGCCAAAGAAAATCCTTTTATTTCGATTGTAAATAAAACCTCGGATGCAATTCACATGCCCGGAAGCAAAGTGATTCAAGCCTTTCAAAAAGGTTTTGAAACGCTGGATTCTAATTACGATATTATTGTAAAAATCGATGGCGATTTAATTTTTCCTCCCAATTATTTTGAAACCATTATCAATCATTTTAAATCAGATTCAAGAATTGGAATGGCAGGAGGATTTTGCTACATTGAAAAAAACGGAGACTGGGTTTTAGAAAACTTAACCGACAAAGATCATATTCGTGGCGCATTGAAAGCGTACCGAAAAGAAACTTTCCAACAAATAGGTGGTTTAAAACCGGCTATGGGATGGGATACAGTAGACGAATTGCTCTGTAAATTCTACAATTGGAAAGTGGTAACCGATTCCTCTTTACACGTAAAACACCTTAAACCAACTGGCGCAAGTTACAACAAAACAGCTCGTTACAAGCAAGGAGAAGCTTTTTATACACTTGGATACGGTTTTTGGATTACCACAATCGCTTCGGTAAAACTAGCCATGATGAAAAAGAAACCATTGCTTTTTTTGGATTATATAAATGGTTTTTGGAAAGCCAAAAAGGCCAAAACTCCTTTATTGGTTACCGAAGAACAGGCTCGTTTTATACGAAATTATCGTTTACAGAAAATGAAACAAAAACTTTTCTAA
- a CDS encoding MotA/TolQ/ExbB proton channel family protein has protein sequence MFSFIQLQADTLANAASNVVVEKVATTNNEISVLEFIFKGGFFLIPIAILLFYTFYVIIERYLYINKKAKVDPLLMRDVKDHLTSGNFELARSITERTNTASGNVIKEGITLIGRPIAEIESNMDRAADIEIAEMEQHLGQLGLIAGIAPTLGFIGTISGVIKIFYSISVTENISIGNISGGLYEKMISSGSGLIVGIIAYSAYHLLNGKIDNYALKVQKQILEFVNIIQKA, from the coding sequence ATGTTTAGTTTTATACAATTACAGGCCGATACCCTTGCTAATGCAGCATCCAATGTTGTTGTCGAAAAAGTGGCAACTACCAATAATGAAATCTCCGTTCTGGAATTTATTTTTAAAGGAGGATTTTTTTTAATACCTATTGCGATACTGTTATTTTATACTTTTTATGTGATTATTGAACGCTATTTGTATATCAATAAAAAAGCAAAGGTTGATCCGCTTTTGATGCGTGATGTCAAAGATCATTTGACCTCAGGAAATTTTGAGCTGGCTCGTTCCATAACCGAGCGAACCAACACGGCTTCCGGAAACGTAATAAAAGAAGGGATTACATTGATTGGTCGTCCTATTGCCGAAATTGAATCGAATATGGATCGCGCCGCCGATATCGAAATTGCCGAAATGGAACAACATCTTGGACAATTGGGACTTATCGCCGGTATCGCGCCCACACTAGGATTTATCGGAACGATTTCTGGGGTTATCAAGATTTTCTACAGTATTTCGGTAACCGAAAACATCAGTATCGGAAATATTTCGGGAGGTTTGTATGAAAAAATGATCAGTAGTGGTTCTGGATTAATTGTGGGAATCATTGCCTACAGCGCTTACCACTTGCTCAACGGAAAGATTGATAATTATGCACTGAAAGTGCAAAAACAAATATTGGAATTCGTAAACATTATTCAAAAAGCGTAA
- a CDS encoding ABC transporter ATP-binding protein, with translation MIEVKKIEKSFNGVKILKGVSSVFESGKTNLIIGQSGSGKTVLLKSLLGIHTPEVGTISFDGRIYSDLNTDEKRELRTEIGMLFQGSALFDSMTVAENVAFPLRMFTNDSNYKIMKRVDFVLERVNLVGAHKKLPSEISGGMQKRVAIARAIVNNPKYLFCDEPNSGLDPNTAILIDNLIKEITEEYNITTVVNTHDMNSVMEIGDNILFLKNGVKAWQGNKEEIFLTENEAIVEFVYSSNLFKKVRESYLKG, from the coding sequence ATGATAGAAGTAAAAAAAATAGAAAAATCGTTTAACGGTGTCAAAATCCTAAAAGGCGTTTCGAGTGTTTTTGAATCCGGCAAAACCAATTTGATAATTGGGCAAAGTGGCTCTGGTAAAACCGTTTTATTAAAATCATTATTAGGAATTCATACACCCGAAGTAGGAACTATTTCGTTTGACGGACGTATTTACTCGGATTTGAACACCGATGAAAAAAGAGAACTACGCACCGAAATTGGTATGCTTTTTCAAGGAAGCGCGTTATTTGACAGTATGACCGTTGCCGAAAATGTAGCTTTCCCATTAAGAATGTTCACCAATGACAGTAATTACAAAATCATGAAACGAGTTGATTTTGTTTTGGAAAGAGTAAATCTTGTGGGAGCCCACAAAAAACTTCCCTCAGAAATTTCAGGAGGAATGCAAAAAAGGGTAGCCATTGCAAGAGCCATTGTAAACAATCCTAAATATTTATTTTGTGACGAACCAAATTCTGGTTTGGATCCCAATACCGCAATATTAATTGACAACCTCATCAAAGAAATTACTGAAGAATACAACATTACAACCGTTGTAAACACTCACGACATGAACTCTGTAATGGAAATTGGTGACAATATTTTGTTTCTAAAAAATGGCGTTAAAGCTTGGCAAGGGAACAAAGAAGAAATTTTCCTTACTGAGAATGAAGCCATCGTTGAATTTGTATATTCATCCAACTTATTCAAAAAAGTTAGAGAGTCTTATCTAAAAGGATAA
- a CDS encoding anhydro-N-acetylmuramic acid kinase, whose amino-acid sequence MKKDNYNVIGVMSGTSLDGVDLAHIQFEIKNGKWAFEILECETISYTPDWISNLKAAVNYEKNQLTALNENYTKLLSSIIIDFIQKHKLENLDAVCSHGHTILHQPQNGFTLQIGNLPEIAKLTQQKVVCDFRVQDVQLGGQGAPLVPIGDHILFAEYDYCMNLGGFSNVSFEENNSRIAFDISAVNTVLNFYANLLGLDYDNKGQISKTGNCNTELLDELNALNFYQKKHPKSLGFEFVKEIIFPIIERYHISTEDKLRTYTEHISIQIALALPKKNGSMLTTGGGAYNEFLMERIQFHLPEMNIIIPSKKILEFKEALIFALLGVLKMREEINALHSVTGAKYDHSSGVIYDY is encoded by the coding sequence ATGAAAAAAGACAACTATAACGTTATCGGAGTGATGTCAGGTACATCGTTGGATGGAGTTGATTTGGCTCATATTCAATTCGAAATAAAAAATGGTAAATGGGCTTTTGAGATACTCGAATGCGAAACTATTTCTTATACCCCTGATTGGATTTCCAACTTAAAAGCAGCTGTAAATTACGAAAAAAATCAACTAACTGCTTTGAACGAAAACTACACCAAATTATTATCTTCAATAATTATTGATTTCATTCAAAAACATAAGCTTGAAAATCTGGACGCCGTTTGTTCACACGGACACACCATTTTGCACCAGCCCCAAAACGGATTTACGCTTCAAATTGGAAATCTGCCCGAAATTGCAAAACTGACCCAGCAAAAAGTGGTTTGCGACTTCAGAGTTCAGGATGTTCAATTAGGAGGGCAAGGTGCGCCTTTGGTTCCTATTGGTGATCACATTTTATTTGCAGAATATGATTACTGTATGAATCTTGGCGGTTTTTCAAATGTTTCATTTGAAGAAAATAATAGCCGAATCGCATTTGACATTTCAGCAGTAAATACAGTTCTTAATTTTTACGCCAATCTATTGGGACTGGATTATGACAACAAAGGTCAAATTTCAAAAACTGGAAATTGTAATACTGAATTACTCGATGAGTTGAACGCTTTGAACTTTTATCAAAAAAAACACCCAAAATCGTTAGGTTTTGAATTTGTAAAAGAAATCATTTTCCCGATTATAGAGCGTTATCACATTTCTACAGAAGATAAATTACGCACTTATACCGAACATATTTCAATTCAAATCGCCTTGGCTTTGCCAAAGAAAAACGGAAGTATGCTTACAACCGGAGGAGGCGCATACAATGAATTCCTGATGGAAAGAATTCAGTTTCACTTACCCGAAATGAATATTATCATTCCTTCGAAAAAAATTCTGGAATTCAAAGAAGCATTAATCTTTGCCTTATTGGGCGTTTTAAAAATGCGGGAAGAAATCAATGCGCTTCATAGTGTTACGGGAGCAAAATACGACCACAGTTCCGGAGTGATTTATGACTATTAA
- a CDS encoding bifunctional folylpolyglutamate synthase/dihydrofolate synthase, which yields MNYQETTNWMFNQLPMYQHQGASAYKKDLTNVILLADHLDNPHKKIKCIHVAGTNGKGSTSHMLASVLQEAGYKVGLYTSPHLKDFRERIKIDGKEISEDFVCEFIQKHKSFFEANDMSFFEMTVGLAFEYFAKEKVDIAIIEVGLGGRLDATNIITPLVSVITNIGIDHVQFLGNTLESIATEKAGIIKPKIPVVIGEYTPETKPVFLAKAETNKAEIYFASDLIPETFPSDLIGDYQEHNKKTVIQTFKILNEQTNFKVSEQSLKSGLLQVVKNTGLLGRWQQLGVNPKIICDTAHNKNGLEIVLEQIQKETFENLHILLGVVNDKELGEVLALFPKNATYYFCKPNIPRGLDANLLQEKSSQFSLIGNTYNSVLEAFASAQNNATKNDFIYVGGSTFVVAELPLNKEV from the coding sequence ATGAACTATCAAGAAACGACAAACTGGATGTTTAACCAACTTCCAATGTATCAGCATCAAGGCGCTTCGGCTTACAAAAAAGACTTGACCAATGTTATTTTGCTTGCGGATCATCTTGATAATCCTCATAAAAAAATAAAATGCATACACGTTGCGGGTACCAACGGCAAGGGTTCAACCTCACACATGCTGGCTTCTGTTTTACAGGAAGCCGGATATAAAGTTGGGCTATACACTTCCCCGCATTTGAAAGATTTTCGGGAACGAATAAAAATTGACGGCAAGGAAATCTCCGAAGATTTTGTTTGTGAATTTATCCAAAAGCATAAATCTTTTTTTGAAGCCAATGACATGAGTTTCTTTGAAATGACTGTTGGCTTGGCTTTTGAATATTTTGCCAAAGAAAAAGTGGATATCGCTATTATAGAAGTGGGATTGGGTGGAAGACTCGATGCCACTAATATTATCACGCCATTGGTTTCTGTAATAACCAATATTGGCATTGACCACGTTCAGTTCCTGGGCAACACGCTGGAATCTATCGCGACGGAAAAAGCCGGAATTATCAAACCCAAAATACCTGTGGTTATTGGTGAATATACCCCTGAAACAAAGCCTGTATTTTTGGCGAAAGCCGAAACAAACAAAGCTGAAATTTATTTTGCTTCTGATTTGATTCCAGAAACGTTCCCTTCCGATTTAATTGGTGATTATCAGGAACACAACAAAAAAACTGTCATCCAAACTTTTAAAATTCTGAACGAGCAAACTAATTTTAAAGTAAGTGAACAAAGCCTAAAATCAGGATTACTCCAAGTAGTCAAAAACACCGGATTACTGGGTCGATGGCAACAATTGGGCGTAAATCCAAAAATTATTTGCGACACGGCACACAACAAAAACGGGCTCGAGATTGTTTTGGAACAAATTCAAAAAGAAACTTTCGAAAACTTACATATCCTTCTGGGGGTCGTAAACGACAAAGAACTGGGTGAAGTTTTAGCGTTATTTCCAAAAAATGCAACCTATTACTTTTGCAAACCAAATATCCCAAGAGGTCTGGATGCAAACTTATTACAAGAAAAATCATCGCAATTTTCACTTATTGGGAATACTTATAATTCTGTTTTAGAAGCTTTTGCTTCTGCACAGAATAATGCTACAAAAAACGATTTTATCTATGTGGGCGGGAGCACCTTTGTAGTGGCTGAATTGCCATTAAATAAAGAGGTTTAG